Proteins encoded in a region of the Ziziphus jujuba cultivar Dongzao chromosome 3, ASM3175591v1 genome:
- the LOC132799133 gene encoding protein SIEVE ELEMENT OCCLUSION B-like: MLNLAQNVVHKVASSVQHVEEEILGLFTMTDNKIMDLIYATHVHADETFDDDSLFIIVENILKRATQIVDKVVQGSQVHVENIEEQTPKPNFSVPLCTLKQIGCELSCKAPGEDVAHKTTLSILNKLSTYSWEAKSVLALAAFAMEYGDFWLLAQLQHTDHLAKSVGILKRVPILTKPADLHKRRQAILELNNLIKATLQVIEIFDQFDKLSAYDPKDIPGLSIAMDHIPVDVYWSILTIVACSTKLTILSSDEPDKPHDLSPYSQKIHYILNKLKIQLIVCRRQLEEAETYRKLRKMVQTPTEVMEVFKALTFTKDKTQPLIDGSTNKTVNIEVLRRKNIFLFISTLEITEEDISIVKPIYEGTRKDDRYKIVWIPVVEQWTIELQKKFETLRSKMPWFTIQSISPTVGIKFIKEEWHFKGKPAVVVMNPQGKVENPNALHLIRLWGMRAFPFDKAADETLSKELTWIGPVVNNIDPIIQTWIKEEKYIFFYGGHDNEWIQQFTKRATTLANDPVIKDSKIKIEIFCIGKSGKGGEDHGIIGRFWSGIESLFFTKVHKQVDPVTQEIQKLLSYKNESGWAVLSKGSSVVTAGHGLTILRVLEDFEKWKEVAREKGFEFTFKEYHNRVIQSVRHCCRLDIPSATGKTPEIMKCPECPRTMEMFISYKCCHIDGPAAGRH; the protein is encoded by the exons ATGCTGAATCTAGCTCAAAATGTGGTACACAAAGTGGCATCATCTGTGCAGCACGTTGAGGAAGAGATTCTTGGGCTGTTTACCATGACTGATAATAAGATCATGGACCTCATTTATGCTACTCATGTTCATGCTGATGAAACCTTCGATGATGATTCTCTTTTCATCATCGTCGAAAACATCCTCAAGCGTGCTACCCAAATTGTTGACAAAGTTGTGCAG GGTAGCCAAGTACATGTGGAGAACATTGAGGAGCAGACCCCTAAACCCAACTTCAGTGTTCCTCTGTGCACACTTAAGCAAATTGGCTGCGAG CTTTCATGCAAGGCTCCTGGTGAGGATGTTGCACACAAAACAACACTGTCAATACTAAACAAGCTATCAACCTATTCATGGGAAGCAAAGTCAGTGCTTGCTCTTGCGGCATTTGCCATGGAATACGGCGATTTCTGGCTTCTTGCTCAGCTTCAACACACAGATCACCTTGCCAAATCAGTGGGAATACTGAAAAGAGTGCCTATTCTCACTAAGCCTGCTGACCTTCACAAACGCCGGCAAGCAATTCTTGAACTGAACAATCTCATCAAGGCCACACTTCAGGTCATCGAAATCTTCGACCAGTTCGATAAGCTCTCGGCTTATGATCCAAAAGATATACCAGGGCTGTCAATTGCAATGGACCATATCCCAGTTGATGTCTACTGGTCAATTTTAACAATAGTTGCTTGCTCAACCAAGCTCACTATTCTCTCTAGTGATGA gCCGGACAAGCCCCATGATCTATCCCCTTATTCCCAGAAGATCCACTACATACTCAACAAGCTCAAGATCCAGCTCATTGTTTGCAGAAGACAATTAG AGGAGGCAGAGACTTACCGGAAGCTGAGGAAAATGGTACAAACCCCAACAGAAGTGATGGAGGTCTTTAAGGCACTGACATTTACCAAGGATAAAACACAGCCCCTCATAGATGGTTCAACTAACAAAACG GTTAACATTGAGGTGCTGAGGAGGAAGAACATATTCCTTTTCATCTCAACGCTTGAAATCACAGAAGAAgatatttccattgtaaaaccAATTTATGAAGGAACTAGGAAAGACGATCGTTACAAGATTGTGTGGATCCCAGTGGTGGAGCAGTGGACCATTGAACTTCAAAAGAAGTTTGAGACCCTGAGGTCTAAAATGCCATGGTTCACCATCCAATCCATATCACCAACGGTAGGCATCAAGTTCATCAAGGAAGAGTGGCATTTCAAAGGCAAGCCAGCAGTGGTGGTGATGAACCCACAAGGGAAAGTAGAAAACCCCAATGCACTCCATCTCATCAGGCTATGGGGAATGAGAGCTTTCCCTTTCGACAAGGCTGCTGACGAAACTTTATCCAAAGAATTGACTTGGATTGGCCCTGTTGTCAACAACATTGACCCTATTATTCAAACTTGG ATTAAAGAGGAAAAATACATCTTCTTCTATGGAGGCCACGACAACGAGTGGATCCAACAGTTCACAAAGAGAGCCACAACACTTGCAAACGACCCAGTCATCAAGGATTCGAAGATAAAGATTGAGATATTTTGCATCGGAAAGAGTGGTAAAGGAGGTGAAGACCATGGAATTATAGGTAGGTTCTGGTCTGGAATAGAGAGCTTGTTCTTCACAAAAGTTCACAAACAGGTCGACCCAGTTACCCAAGAGATCCAAAAGCTGCTTTCCTACAAGAACGAGAGCGGTTGGGCAGTTCTGAGCAAAGGGTCCTCCGTGGTGACTGCTGGTCACGGGCTCACAATCTTGAGGGTTTTGGAAGATTTTGAGAAATGGAAGGAGGTTGCGAGGGAAAAGGGCTTCGAGTTCACCTTCAAAGAGTACCATAATAGAGTTATTCAGTCCGTCCGCCATTGTTGCCGGCTTGATATCCCAAGTGCGACTGGTAAAACTCCAGAAATTATGAAATGCCCAGAATGTCCTCGTACCATGGAGATGTTCATCAGCTACAAGTGCTGCCATATTGATGGCCCAGCGGCTGGCCGTCACTAA